Proteins co-encoded in one Oncorhynchus masou masou isolate Uvic2021 chromosome 22, UVic_Omas_1.1, whole genome shotgun sequence genomic window:
- the LOC135509351 gene encoding tropomyosin alpha-3 chain-like isoform X5, which yields MVTSGVNVQLLLCALLTDDSSTVGSLPPGTFQGVVALRFHFKESVNVVFFEIMTGLTSLEAIKRKIKTLQQQADGAEERAERLQRELGLERKIRESAEADVASLNRRIQLVEEELDRAQERLATALTKLEEAEKAADESERGMKVIENRASKDEEKMELQDIQLKEAKHIAEEADRKYEEVARKLVIIESDLERTEERAELSEGRIRRAEDELRVLEQSLKSLTASEAKYSQKEDKYEEEIKVLTDKLKEAETRAEFAERSVAKLEKTIDDLEDELYAQKLKYKAISEELDNALNDMTSM from the exons ATGGTTACTTCCGGTGTTAACGTTCAGTTATTGCTGTGTGCGCTCCTCACAGACGACTCGAGTACCGTGGGCAGCCTCCCTCCAGGTACATTCCAGGGCGTTGTAGCGCTCCGTTTCCATTTCAAGGAAAGTGTTAACGTAGTTTTCTTTGAAATAATGACCGGTTTAACATCACTGGAGGCCATTAAACGGAAAATAAAAACCCTGCAACAGCAGGCAGACGGTGCTGAAGAGAGAGCTGAAAGACTACAGAGAGAATTGGGCTTGGAGAGGAAAATCAGAGAATCC gCTGAGGCCGATGTCGCTTCCCTTAACAGACGTATCCAGCTAGTTGAGGAGGAGTTGGATCGTGCTCAGGAGCGTCTGGCAACTGCCCTGACCAAGCTGGAGGAGGCTGAGAAGGCGGCTGACGAGTCCGAGAG AGGCATGAAGGTCATTGAGAACAGGGCCTCCAAGGATGAGGAGAAGATGGAGCTGCAGGATATCCAGCTGAAGGAGGCCAAGCACATCGCTGAGGAGGCTGACCGCAAATATGAGGAG GTTGCCCGTAAGCTGGTCATCATTGAGAGTGATCTGGAACGTACAGAAGAGCGCGCCGAGCTTTCAGAAGG ACGGATTCGAAGAGCGGAGGACGAGCTAAGAGTTTTGGAACAAAGCTTAAAATCACTTACAGCTTCCGAGGCAAAG TACTCACAGAAGGAGGACAAGTACGAGGAGGAGATCAAGGTCCTCACTGACAAGCTGAAGGAG GCTGAGACTCGTGCTGAGTTCGCTGAGAGATCAGTAGCCAAACTTGAGAAGACCATCGACGACTTGGAAG ATGAGTTGTATGCCCAGAAACTGAAGTACAAGGCCATCAGCGAGGAGCTGGACAACGCCCTCAACGACATGACTTCCATGTAA
- the LOC135509351 gene encoding tropomyosin alpha-1 chain-like isoform X14 produces MDAIKKKMQMLKLDKENALDRAEGAEGDKKAAEDKSKQLEDDLVALQKKLKGTEDELDKYSESLKDAQEKLEVAEKTATDAEADVASLNRRIQLVEEELDRAQERLATALTKLEEAEKAADESERGMKVIENRASKDEEKMELQDIQLKEAKHIAEEADRKYEEVARKLVIIESDLERTEERAELSEGRIRRAEDELRVLEQSLKSLTASEAKYSQKEDKYEEEIKVLTDKLKEAETRAEFAERSVAKLEKTIDDLEDELYAQKLKYKAISEELDNALNDMTSM; encoded by the exons ATGGATGCCATCAAGAAGAAGATGCAGATGCTCAAGCTCGACAAGGAGAATGCCTTGGACAGAGCTGAGGGAGCCGAGGGAGACAAGAAGGCAGCAGAGGACAAGAGCAAACAG CTCGAGGATGACTTGGTAGCTCTGCAGAAGAAGCTGAAGGGAACAGAGGATGAGTTGGACAAGTACTCCGAGTCTCTTAAGGATGCCCAGGAGAAACTTGAGGTGGCTGAGAAGACAGCCACGGAC gCTGAGGCCGATGTCGCTTCCCTTAACAGACGTATCCAGCTAGTTGAGGAGGAGTTGGATCGTGCTCAGGAGCGTCTGGCAACTGCCCTGACCAAGCTGGAGGAGGCTGAGAAGGCGGCTGACGAGTCCGAGAG AGGCATGAAGGTCATTGAGAACAGGGCCTCCAAGGATGAGGAGAAGATGGAGCTGCAGGATATCCAGCTGAAGGAGGCCAAGCACATCGCTGAGGAGGCTGACCGCAAATATGAGGAG GTTGCCCGTAAGCTGGTCATCATTGAGAGTGATCTGGAACGTACAGAAGAGCGCGCCGAGCTTTCAGAAGG ACGGATTCGAAGAGCGGAGGACGAGCTAAGAGTTTTGGAACAAAGCTTAAAATCACTTACAGCTTCCGAGGCAAAG TACTCACAGAAGGAGGACAAGTACGAGGAGGAGATCAAGGTCCTCACTGACAAGCTGAAGGAG GCTGAGACTCGTGCTGAGTTCGCTGAGAGATCAGTAGCCAAACTTGAGAAGACCATCGACGACTTGGAAG ATGAGTTGTATGCCCAGAAACTGAAGTACAAGGCCATCAGCGAGGAGCTGGACAACGCCCTCAACGACATGACTTCCATGTAA